The Dreissena polymorpha isolate Duluth1 chromosome 10, UMN_Dpol_1.0, whole genome shotgun sequence genome includes a region encoding these proteins:
- the LOC127849123 gene encoding uncharacterized protein LOC127849123, whose protein sequence is MENLCEAVSRQMCQGTYQLKGSKKTRERQSYSPAETGYKAAFKEFEERYGDADVIAQTYIKKALDWSIIKADNPKSLDEFAIFLRECQFAVEDVDAGRPRMEVVHSNEANATMAAKTGQIYAARTGAGTALPIVPVRVKAKSSDKFVETYAFLDSGSTATFCSDRVLHLLGIEGKKTILTLSTLENKQKQTTREVRGLEISSLDGGHTIEFPPVFTQPSLPLSRADVPSEEDVTGWPHLRDLELERISSEVDL, encoded by the exons ATGGAAAATCTGTGCGAAGCAGTGTCAAGACAGATGTGTCAAGGCACGTATCAATTGAAAGGGTCAAAGAAGACCAGAGAAAGGCAGAGTTACTCGCCAG CGGAAACTGGTTACAAGGCAGCCTTCAAAGAGTTCGAAGAGAGATATGGCGACGCTGACGTCATCGCCCAGACGTACATCAAAAAGGCGCTAGATTGGTCCATCATCAAGGCAGACAATCCAAAGTCACTTGATGAATTTGCCATATTTCTTCGAGAATGCCAATTCGCGGTTGAGGATGTTGACGCAGGGAGA CCACGTATGGAAGTAGTACACTCAAATGAAGCCAATGCAACAATGGCTGCAAAAACAGGTCAAATATATGCAGCGCGTACGGGGGCTGGCACCGCGTTGCCAATCGTGCCAGTAAGAGTAAAGGCTAAAAGCAGTGACAAGTTTGTAGAGACATACGCCTTCTTGGATTCGGGTAGCACTGCCACGTTTTGTTCAGACCGAGTGCTGCATTTACTTGGAATCGAGGGAAAGAAGACCATTCTGACCCTATCTACTCTCGAAAATAAGCAGAAACAAACCACTAGAGAGGTAAGGGGCTTGGAGATCAGCTCCCTGGATGGAGGGCACACAATAGAGTTCCCACCGGTATTTACTCAGCCGTCTCTGCCATTATCAAGAGCAGATGTCCCTAGTGAGGAAGATGTCACCGGATGGCctcacctgagagacttagaGCTCGAAAGGATAAGCAGTGAAGTGGACCTGTAA
- the LOC127849124 gene encoding uncharacterized protein LOC127849124, translating into MLKRELDMDINKTTFWTDSMSVLRYIRNFTSRFHTFVANRLSVIHEGSKPYEWRYVNTKLNLADVASRGLPVDQRQWKNGWIEAPSFLLQNEDKWPSTPEDVGRIDADDPEAKAIVAICTDTKQESSDVGSVADISRSDCIEQLINHYSSWYKLKRSIAWILKIRDELRRRAGRKISPTLKDENLNKITPSDLKKTEIVVVSYVQRQTFNKEIEDLKRDHTHVKRDSYIRKLDLTLENNVLRVGGRRNKSSMPAEQKHPAILPKWTAFNDISFASSSRRSRACR; encoded by the coding sequence atgttgaaacgcgaGCTGGATATGGATATCAACAAAACAACATTCTGGACAGACAGTATGTCAGTGCTGAGATATATAAGAAACTTCACATCAAGGTTCCATACGTTTGTGGCAAATCGTTTAAGCGTTATTCATGAGGGGTCCAAACCTTATGAATGGCGCTACGTCAACACCAAACTGAACCTGGCAGACGTCGCCTCCAGAGGTTTGCCTGTTGACCAAAGACAGTGGAAAAATGGATGGATTGAAGCGCCATCATTTCTGCTTCAGAATGAAGACAAATGGCCTTCTACACCGGAGGACGTTGGTAGGATCGATGCAGATGATCCAGAAGCTAAGGCCATAGTAGCGATTTGTACCGACACAAAGCAAGAAAGTAGTGACGTGGGCTCTGTCGCTGATATATCACGTTCAGACTGTATCGAGCAACTGATAAACCATTACTCTTCCTGGTACAAATTGAAAAGGAGCATCGCCTGGATTCTGAAGATAAGAGACGAGTTGCGCAGACGTGCTGGCAGGAAAATTTCTCCTACACTGAAGGACGAAAACCTCAACAAAATCACACCGAGTGATTTAAAGAAAACTGAGATCGTTGTTGTCTCCTATGTGCAAAGACAGACTTTCAATAAGGAGATAGAAGACCTTAAAAGGGATCATACTCATGTGAAAAGAGACAGCTACATCAGAAAGCTGGACCTAACTttagaaaacaatgttttgcGGGTTGGTGGACGCCGCAACAAATCAAGCATGCCCGCAGAACAGAAACATCCGGCCATCCTTCCAAAATGGACAGCATTTAACGATATTAGTTTTGCGTCAAGTTCACGAAGATCTCGTGCATGCCGGTAG
- the LOC127849125 gene encoding putative nuclease HARBI1 produces MRSENGTNFVVAERELCQAVQEWNYNQISDAMLTKNIDWKFNPPAGSHHGGAWERLIRSERQKGHERRRNLQVGDVVLIVDSTAPRNSWPMGILDETLPERSESAVDKNNIDLSDDGDVEMVATEDDTASFTQVVGVVDGTHIRIQAPSTNEDDYVNRKGFHSLNVQMICDATFRFVDVVAKWPGSVHDSKIFRESAIRQRFEKGIMTGLLLGDSGYGCKRYLMTPHQNTDSPCKERFNISLCRTRVVIEQAFGVLKRRFPCLHYGLRVQPDRAAKITVACVILHNIGLERQDMFSRTCEDDTDQPHVVYEGDGSGNSYKDHIAEYFF; encoded by the exons ATGCGATCTGAAAATGGTACAAACTTTGTGGTTGCAGAGCGTGAACTGTGTCAGGCAGTACAGGAGTGGAACTATAACCAGATAAGTGACGCTATGCTGACCAAAAACATAGACTGGAAATTCAATCCACCTGCAGGCTCGCATCATGGAGGCGCGTGGGAACGTTTGATACGATCA GAACGTCAGAAAGGGCATGAGAGAAGAAGAAACTTGCAAGTTGGAGACGTTGTGCTTATCGTTGACAGCACGGCACCCAGAAATTCATGGCCAATGGGGATACTAGATGAAACTTTGCCCGAACGCTCGG AGTCTGCTGTTGATAAGAACAACATAGATCTTTCTGACGATGGTGATGTCGAGATGGTGGCGACAGAAGATGACACTGCAA GTTTCACCCAAGTGGTTGGTGTGGTTGATGGCACACACATCCGTATTCAAGCGCCTAGCACAAACGAAGACGATTATGTGAACAGAAAGGGGTTTCACTCTCTTAATGTACAG ATGATTTGTGATGCCACCTTTCGGTTTGTTGACGTAGTCGCAAAATGGCCTGGGAGCGTTCACGATTCAAAGATCTTTCGGGAAAGCGCCATACGTCAGCGCTTTGAAAAAGGTATAATGACA GGTCTTCTGCTTGGTGACTCTGGCTATGGATGCAAGAGGTATCTTATGACACCacatcaaaacaccgacagtccTTGTAAG GAACGGTTTAATATATCCTTATGTCGAACAAGAGTTGTGATCGAGCAAGCTTTTGGGGTTCTCAAGCGTAGGTTTCCATGTCTACATTATGGACTTAGAGTACAACCTGACAGAGCAGCCAAAATAACAGTCGCGTGTGTCATTCTTCATAACATTGGATTAGAGAGGCAAGACATGTTTTCACGAACCTGTGAGGATGACACGGATCAGCCACATGTCGTATATGAAGGAGATGGGTCTGGAAACAGTTACAAAGACCACATCGCagaatatttcttttaa